The following DNA comes from Oceanithermus desulfurans.
GACGACCAGGGTGCGGGTCTTGCGGCGCTCCCGGGGGCGGCGTTCTTCGGGCGGCTCCGCGGCGGCGAGGCCGGCCGCGGCCAGGCGCGCCTTCGCGGCGCGGGTGGTCGCGAAGAGGACGCCCTGGGGCGTCGGGCGCACGTCGCCCAGCTCGCCTGCGTCCAGCGTTCGGCGCAGCCGGGCGGCGGCCCGCTCGGGGTCCTCGGCGGCCAGCCAGCCCACCCAGGTGGGGTCGCTGACCTCGGGCACCTCCGGCGGGTGCAGCACCCCCAGCCGCCGCTCGGCGGCGGGCAGACCGCCGAACCAGGCGAGGCCGAGCCCCTCGTGCGCGGCCAGGGTGCGCAGCGCCTCCTGGGCCTCGGGGTCCAGAAAGCCGCTCGCCACCACCCGCCCGCCGCGGGCCTTCTTGACCAGGTCGTCGAGGTTCACGCCCCTAGCTTACCCGCCGGGCGGTCCAGACCATGATGGGCCGGCGGGCTTCGTAGGGCTCGCCCCGAAAGCCGCCCGTGAGGCGGCCGGAAAGGCCCGCGGCCGCGAGCCAGCGCTCGACTTCGTAGCGGGTGAAGTAGCGCTGATCGAGGGTGTGGTGGCGGCGGCGCAGGGCGCCGTCCGGCCCCGTCTCGTCCAGGACGTAGTGGGTCAGCAGGCGCTGGGCCTCCGGCCGGTGTTCCTGTCGGTAGTAGACCTCGGCGGCGCCGTAGCGCCCCTCGAGCCGCAGCGCCCCGTCGGCCCGGATCAAGAGGGGGTTGTAGAGGTCGAAGGCGAAGACCCCGCCCGCCTCCAGGTGGCGGGCCACGCCCGCCAGCGCGGCGTTCTGGTCGGCCAGGGTGTAGAGGTGCATAAGGGCATTGAAGGGGGCGATGACGAGCGGGAAGCGGCGGCCCAGTTCGAAGTCGCGCATGTCGCCCGCGATCCAGCGCATCGCCAGCCCCCGGGTGGCCGCTTCGCCGCGGGCGCGCATGGCGGCGCTGGGCTCGAGCGCCCAGACCTCGACCCCGCGCCGCGCCAGGTGGGCGGCCACCCGCCCCTGCCCCGCGCCCAGCTCGAGCACCGGCCCCCCGTGGCGCTCTGCGAGGCGGGCGTAGAAGTCCAGGTCGTCGGCGTAGTTTTCGTACTGGAGGGCGTAGAGGTCGGCCAATTCGTCGTAGCTCACCCGCCCAGCCTACCGCGCTATCCTGGAGGGGGAAAGGCCGGAAAGGAGGTGAGGCGCGTGATCGGTTCGCCCAAACCGGTGCTCGAGAGCATCCTCGCAGCGGCCGACCTGGCGCAGAAAATTCCCGAGGTCGAGGGGGTGCCCAGCGGCGTGGAGGGGCTCGACGAGCTCTTCTACACGGTGGTGCAGGAACGCGGCAAGCCGGTGGTGCGGCCGCTCGGGGGGCTGCCGCGGCTGGCGGCGGTGCACGTGACGGGCACCTCGGACACCGGCAAGAGCCTCTTCGCCGAGCAGTACGCCCTGGCCCAGGCGGCGCGCGGCGAGGGGGTGGTCTTCGTGACCGTGGAGACGCCCGCCCCCTTCGTGGACGCCGGGCTCGAGCAGCGGCGGCTGGCCATGGGGCTCGCGCGCGGCGTGCTCGAGGGGGTGACCCTGGTCGACGCCGCCAGCCACGGGGTGCTGCGCGAGGACCTGCCTACCCTCTTCGCCACCCTCGACGCCGCCTTCGAGGCCACCGGGGCGCGGCACCTGGTGGTGGACTCGCTCACCGGCCTCTACGAGGCGCGCGAGATGACGGCGCGGCTGATCGTGCGCAAGGTCTACCTCTACGCCAAGGAGAAGCAGGTGACCGCGGTCTTCACCTCGCAGAAGCGCTCGAGCCACGAGGAGCTCTCCGCCGAGGCCGCCGGCGGCTACGCGGTGAGCCACATCCTCGACGCCACCATCGTCCTCGCCAAGCGGCTGGTGATGACCCAGGCGCAGAGCCACCTCTGGGGCGTGCCGCTGGGCGAGGTCGTGCGCTTCCTGCGCATCGACGGCTGCCGCCTCAGCGGCCACGACACCAAGACCCACCACCTCGAGCTGCTGCCCGAGGGGCTGTTGCGGGTGGGCCCGCCGATCGGCGCCTCCTCATCCGGGGCCTGAGTAGAATGGCGCCGTGCGCTCCCGTCTCGCTTGGCTGATCGCCCTCGTTCCCGTCTTCCCGCCGCTCTACCTGGCCGCCTTCGCCGCGCTTCGATACTGGAGGGCGCTGGGTCCGCTGGCGCGCGGGGTGGCGCTCTTCTACCTGGGCACCCAGCTCGCGGCCGCCCTGCTCACGCCCGAACCCCTGGTCTCGGTGCCGCTGGCGCTTTTGCGGGGGTTGTTCGTGCTGGCGCTCGTGCTCGCGGGGGTGCGGCTCGCCGACCCGCGCTGGCTGCACTACCTGCTCGCGGGTCTCGCCGTCGTCTACCTGCTCGCCTTCTGGACGAGCTACGACGCCTTCGGCGCGCAGTTTCTGGCGCGCCGGCTCGTCCACCCCTACTACACCACGGTCTCGATCGGGCTGGCCGGGGCGCTGGGGGTGCTGCTGGCGCTCGACTGGCGCGGGCCGGCGGTCTGGCGCCTGGGGGTGGGGTTGCTGGCCCTGTTGGCCCTGGCGTTCTCGGGGAGC
Coding sequences within:
- a CDS encoding KaiC domain-containing protein; translation: MIGSPKPVLESILAAADLAQKIPEVEGVPSGVEGLDELFYTVVQERGKPVVRPLGGLPRLAAVHVTGTSDTGKSLFAEQYALAQAARGEGVVFVTVETPAPFVDAGLEQRRLAMGLARGVLEGVTLVDAASHGVLREDLPTLFATLDAAFEATGARHLVVDSLTGLYEAREMTARLIVRKVYLYAKEKQVTAVFTSQKRSSHEELSAEAAGGYAVSHILDATIVLAKRLVMTQAQSHLWGVPLGEVVRFLRIDGCRLSGHDTKTHHLELLPEGLLRVGPPIGASSSGA
- a CDS encoding class I SAM-dependent DNA methyltransferase; the protein is MSYDELADLYALQYENYADDLDFYARLAERHGGPVLELGAGQGRVAAHLARRGVEVWALEPSAAMRARGEAATRGLAMRWIAGDMRDFELGRRFPLVIAPFNALMHLYTLADQNAALAGVARHLEAGGVFAFDLYNPLLIRADGALRLEGRYGAAEVYYRQEHRPEAQRLLTHYVLDETGPDGALRRRHHTLDQRYFTRYEVERWLAAAGLSGRLTGGFRGEPYEARRPIMVWTARRVS
- a CDS encoding S4 domain-containing protein, with protein sequence MNLDDLVKKARGGRVVASGFLDPEAQEALRTLAAHEGLGLAWFGGLPAAERRLGVLHPPEVPEVSDPTWVGWLAAEDPERAAARLRRTLDAGELGDVRPTPQGVLFATTRAAKARLAAAGLAAAEPPEERRPRERRKTRTLVVPSLRVDVVGAKGLGVSRSYFAKGVKAGKVRLRGRVAGAGDEVREGDTLIAEGLGQVTLVRVVGRTTRGNYKVELTAEK